The following nucleotide sequence is from Patescibacteria group bacterium.
AATGGTTCGAAAAAGACATAAAAAAATTAAAAAGCTGACCAAGGGTTACATGAAAACCCGCCAGGCTTCAATTAAAAAAGCCAAAGAGGCGGTGGTGAAGGCTGGACAACACGCCTATCGAGATCGCCGAGGCAAGAAAAGATTAATGCGCCGACTTTGGATTAGCCAATTAAATGCCTATTTGAAAGCCAACGAGATTAGTTATTCAAAATTTATGGGTCTTTTGAAAAAGAATAAAATTGAACTTAATCGAAAAATTTTAGCCGAACTCGCCCAAAATGAATCCGGGATTCTTAAGAAAATTATTGAAGAAGTCAAAAGTTAATACATGTTTTGGTCTTTGGGACGATATTGGAGAGCCTCAGCTAAATGTTGAGGGTGAATTTGAGTACTATTTTCTAAATCGGCAATGGTTCTGGCTAATTTTAAAACCCGATGATATGCTCGAGCAGATAAATTAAGTTGCATAGCGGCATTTTTAAGTAAATTCTGCGATTTTTCGTCCAATTGGCAGAATTTTTTTATATCTTGAACTTTCATTTCTGAATTGGTGAGGATTTTTAAATCTGAAAAGCGAGTGCGTTGTCTATCTCTGGCTGATTCAACCCGTTTTCTAATTTTGGCAGATTCTTCGGAAACTTTTTCCGAGGTTAATTTTTCTAATTTTACCGCGGGGATTTCAATATGAATATCGATTCGATCTACGAGAGGCCCTGAGATTTTTTTCTGATAATGCATAATTTGGCTTGGTCCACAAACGCATTGCCTTTTGGGATCATTTAAATAACCACACGGGCATGGATTCATGGCGGCCACTAAGGTAAAATGGGCGGGAAATTGCAGGGTTCCTAGGGCCCTGGAAATGGTAATGATTCGATCTTCCAAGGGTTGCCTGAGAGCTTCTAAAACTGCCCGGCCAAATTCTGGCAATTCATCTAAAAACAAAACTCCTTTGTGCGCTAAAGTGACTTCACCTGGTCGAGGATGTGCGCCACCACCCACCAAAGAGATGTTAGAAGCAGTATGGTGAGGCGAGCGAAATGGCCTAGAAGAAATTAATGGTGAATCATATGGCAAAATTCCTGCCACCGAATAAATTTTGGTGATTTCTAATGATTCTTCGGGGGTCATTTTGGGCATAATCGAAGGCATGGCCCGTGCCAGTAAGGTTTTGCCAGATCCTGGCGGTCCAGACATTAAGACATTATGTGCGCCAGCGGCGGCGACTTCTAAAGCGCGCTTGGCTTGTTCTTGGCCAGCGATATAGGCCATATCAAAATCATATAATTCATCCTTATCTAAAGTTAATTTACCGGCAGATTTGATTTTGGAAATCTGTTTTTCCATTTTAAGATGATATATGAGTTGTTTAAGACTTGAAACTGGATACAAATCTAGGCCAGCCACTAATTCGGCTTCGGCTAAATTTGATTCCGGCAGATAAATTTTTTGAATGCTTGATTTTTTGGCCATTAAAGCCATGGGTAAAATCCCAGAAATCCGGCGCAATTTGCCATCTAATGATAATTCACCCAAAAATAAATTCTCGTGCGAATTTAAAAAAGTCGGGATTTGCTCTGAGGCTGCTAAAATCCCAACTGCAATCGCTAAATCAAAAGCTGGTCCAGATTTTGGCAAATCAGCCGGCGCTAAATTTACTGTTAACCGACGATCCGCCATTTTGGCTGATGAATTCTTGATCGCCGCTCGGACTCGCTCTTTTGATTCTTCAACGGCTTTGTCTGGTAAACCAACCATATTAAAAGCAGGTAAACCAGAAGAGATATCGGCTTCGACCTCAATTGGTAAAGCTTCGAGTCCAACCACTGATGCGGCTAAGATCTTTGCCACAGCCATATTTTCTCCTAATCTTTTAGCTCTGTTTTATCTTAACTATATTCTACCACAAATTTGAAATTGTTATTTAAAAAAGCCGTGACAGGGTATTGATCTCGAAGGATCAGTTCCGTGCAACGGCTTGAAAAAAATTAGTACGAACCTCCTCTTTCAATGTATGGGAGCGAAGATTTTCCAATTTTATTATTGGCAAAACTTGTAAAAACCCTCCAACCTCCGTGACTGCGTAAATGCGCAACCTGAATTCTTGAATTGAGCCCATTCCATCTTTCGGCAAAGGGGTAGGCGGCAACTTGATCTTCAAAAAGCTGGATGTCTCCAGCCCTCAATAATCCCAGGGCGGCAAATGCCACATCTGTCCGAAAACAACCTAATTCTTCAGGATAGGTGGG
It contains:
- the rplT gene encoding 50S ribosomal protein L20 is translated as MPRIKRGVMVRKRHKKIKKLTKGYMKTRQASIKKAKEAVVKAGQHAYRDRRGKKRLMRRLWISQLNAYLKANEISYSKFMGLLKKNKIELNRKILAELAQNESGILKKIIEEVKS
- a CDS encoding YifB family Mg chelatase-like AAA ATPase translates to MAVAKILAASVVGLEALPIEVEADISSGLPAFNMVGLPDKAVEESKERVRAAIKNSSAKMADRRLTVNLAPADLPKSGPAFDLAIAVGILAASEQIPTFLNSHENLFLGELSLDGKLRRISGILPMALMAKKSSIQKIYLPESNLAEAELVAGLDLYPVSSLKQLIYHLKMEKQISKIKSAGKLTLDKDELYDFDMAYIAGQEQAKRALEVAAAGAHNVLMSGPPGSGKTLLARAMPSIMPKMTPEESLEITKIYSVAGILPYDSPLISSRPFRSPHHTASNISLVGGGAHPRPGEVTLAHKGVLFLDELPEFGRAVLEALRQPLEDRIITISRALGTLQFPAHFTLVAAMNPCPCGYLNDPKRQCVCGPSQIMHYQKKISGPLVDRIDIHIEIPAVKLEKLTSEKVSEESAKIRKRVESARDRQRTRFSDLKILTNSEMKVQDIKKFCQLDEKSQNLLKNAAMQLNLSARAYHRVLKLARTIADLENSTQIHPQHLAEALQYRPKDQNMY